CCCAGGAATTTGAAGCTCAGCTTATAGAGGACGagatcgccgccgccgccgaattGAGatgtgaggaagaagaactCGTGTCACAGCTGCAGAAGATCGAGGAAGAATTTGCGAGAACTGGAAGAACGGACCTTTGACAAGTCGAGAGCCTAATTCAGATGCCATGCCAGAGGGTGTTTTGCTTGCCAAGTACACTGCGGCCGGTCCTTTTCGGAGCAGACGCCGTTTTCGTCCTGTCTCTGCTCTCTTCGTGGGACCAACGATCACCGGGGCTCAAGAACCGAATTTCCAATCGCAATGCCCGTCTACAGTACGCTCGCTGCGCTTCCAAGCGCAATCTTTACCAAGCACAAATCTAAAGATTGTTAGCTAGCTGGATGTACACGAAGCAATCTTGAAGATCCATTCACTCGACCAACTTTCGACACCAGAGTCCGCAGGAGCGTTCCATCCAGTCTTTCTTCCTCTCGTACCAGTACCTCATACCCATATTGATGAATCCTGCCGTGGCAGATGTGCATGCTGGTTATCTCCTGATTTCTCGTAGCCGTGTGGAGATTTTAGCATTGGGTAGCTCCACGTTGTTATATCCCATGTCACTGTCCTTCAAGCGTCCGCATCCGTATCCGCGAACGCATTCTCATCCCCACACAGCATCCCAAGCCCTCCCCCTCCCTTTCACATGTCCCTGTCCACCCTCCGGCGTCGTAAGAGTGTACCGCCACGTCTCCTTCCCCTCCACGAACAATCGATACCGCAACACAGCCTGGCCCTCGCCTTCTCTGCCCGCACCATCCGGGCCAGGAGCTTCCAGACTCACAGCGGAGAATTTGCTGTTTCCATCTGGGAGGTACTTGAGACAAATATCTGTTTCGTagtcgtcttctccttccactCCGGTCGACGACATTGGCGAGCCAGATTTAGAGCTCAAGAAGGAAGGCAGGAAGGACAGCGGCGTCTCCGAATATGTTCTCACGGGCAAGTAGAACATACTCAACGGACTCACACTAAACTCCACCACTCTCGCTTCCTGACCCCACTTTCCTCCTGGCGGAGGCGGGAACGATGTGGCTGCGAATTCATGTCTATCGCCCGACAAAATAACAACGCCCACGCCTCCCTTCTCGCCGACATCCCACATCGCTTCGAGGATTCGGCGGCGTTCGGAGAGATACCCGCCCCATGTATCTTCTGTGCCGAAGCGCCAGTTGCGGGTGAAGGGCACGGAGGTGATGAAAAATTTCCAGCGAACGCCGGGTGGGGTTGGGGCAGCGAGCCAGGCGAGGAGGTCAGTGAGTTGGGGTTCGccgaggagggtggagttgctagagggagaggatggagtaCGGTAGCGGCGGGTGTCGGCCAGGAAGAAGGACGCGGGACCTTGGATGAAGGAGAAGTAGGAGTTATCACCGCCGGGGCGGTGAGGTGGTGGGTTGACGGAGGTGTGGTACAGGGCGTAGGGATCATTGGCGGCGGGAAATGGGGCAGAGGTGGACTGATCCCAGTCGTTGGCGATTTCGTGGTCATCGTAGACGTGTAGCCAAGGGAGGTTTTGTGTGGCAGCGGGCCAGTCCGGGGAGGCGTACACTTGTCGGTATTCTTGTCGGTAGTGGAAGGGAGTTGAGCCTTTGCGGTGGGGCACGTCGATGTAGATAAAGTCACCAAGGAAGAGCATGAACTGGGCGGATAGAGTTGGAAGTAGTGCGGAAAGGTGTTTGAGACCGCGGATCGAGAGAGGATGGGAGAATGGCGTATATGGAAAGTTGGGTTTGATGCACGAGGAGTGGAGGAACGTGAAGGTATTCGACTTCTCAGGACGATCAGAGATCTGACCTGGACGAGGTGGAGTGGTGAATGTCCCAAAGTGGTCGGTCGAAATGGTATACTCATAGCGAGTGTCGGGTTTGAGCTTGGTGAGCTTGAAGGTAGAGGTGAAGTCTGTGAGGTTAGAGAGGTCGGAAACACTGCCAGCAGATTTCCACGAATCGTCCAAATGAGATGGCGTTTCGGCTGATCGGTATGACGCGAAGATAGGCAGTTGAGATATGTCCGGCTCGCGGACGAGAATATTGGCGGTATCGTGGGAGACGTAGCCTACTCGTGCCATGGAAAGGTCATGGGCGGGATGGAAGAAGTGTGCCCTCCAGACCAGGTCAACGACCATGGCCACGAGTGCTGCGTTGATGAAGAACGTTATGGCACTCCAAACCAGACTCGTTGGACTCGGCAGACCCGTGAGTAGAGTCAAAATAGCGTGTGCATCCTTCTCTTCTActtcgatctcctcctccacgaccagCTCTTTGCCTGCATCCATGCCCGGCTCATCGACGTATCGAGGATCAACATCTTGTAGGTCTTGAGGCGAGGTATCCTGTTCGGTCACGTAGACTCGATCTGAGATGATGTTGAAAGGCGAAGTATGGGTGAAAGCGTAGTAGAAAGACGGGATGTAGACAGCAAAGAGGGAGTATACGATCGGTGGGAAGGGCTACCTTGGGAGTCAGCTCGGAGTCGTTCGACG
This genomic interval from Zymoseptoria tritici IPO323 chromosome 8, whole genome shotgun sequence contains the following:
- a CDS encoding alkaline phosphatase (Alkaline phosphatase), encoding MASNTLLSAAQWAGATSSLLLRLSAFIFLRWPFPPIVYSLFAVYIPSFYYAFTHTSPFNIISDRVYVTEQDTSPQDLQDVDPRYVDEPGMDAGKELVVEEEIEVEEKDAHAILTLLTGLPSPTSLVWSAITFFINAALVAMVVDLVWRAHFFHPAHDLSMARVGYVSHDTANILVREPDISQLPIFASYRSAETPSHLDDSWKSAGSVSDLSNLTDFTSTFKLTKLKPDTRYEYTISTDHFGTFTTPPRPGQISDRPEKSNTFTFLHSSCIKPNFPYTPFSHPLSIRGLKHLSALLPTLSAQFMLFLGDFIYIDVPHRKGSTPFHYRQEYRQVYASPDWPAATQNLPWLHVYDDHEIANDWDQSTSAPFPAANDPYALYHTSVNPPPHRPGGDNSYFSFIQGPASFFLADTRRYRTPSSPSSNSTLLGEPQLTDLLAWLAAPTPPGVRWKFFITSVPFTRNWRFGTEDTWGGYLSERRRILEAMWDVGEKGGVGVVILSGDRHEFAATSFPPPPGGKWGQEARVVEFSVSPLSMFYLPVRTYSETPLSFLPSFLSSKSGSPMSSTGVEGEDDYETDICLKYLPDGNSKFSAVSLEAPGPDGAGREGEGQAVLRYRLFVEGKETWRYTLTTPEGGQGHVKGRGRAWDAVWG